In Nostoc edaphicum CCNP1411, the sequence AGAACTATCTGATAGCCAAGAACCCCGCAGGGTGACTTCCATGTATTCGGTATCGCACGCACAGAGGGCAATGATTTCTCTGTCATCTCTTTTTACCTCAGCCCTGAGTACTTCTACTCCTGGCAAATCAACAGGAAGCAAAAAGGAAGCGGTAGTGGGTTCAATGCATAAACCTTGCCCAACTCGCAGGGCTAAAATCACTCGCTGCGCTACCCATTCTTCTAGCGACAGAGTAACACATTCCAAATCAAAACTGCTTTCAGTGTAAGTTAATTTCAGCATTCCTTATGCTCTCCTGTTATTCCAGGTTTGCTTGCATATCTATCCAAAACTGTTCAGCAAAAGAAATCGCGGGGTGAATTGGCGCTTTTGGTTTGGTATGCAGTTGCATACCAGCTTCAAACAAGGTGCGATCGCCTTTACGGGAGTTACATCTTTCACAAGCTGCGACTACGTTATCCCAAGTGTGAGAACCGCCTTTAGAACGCGGCATCACATGATCTAGCGTTAGATGTTTGCTGCTGCCACAATATTGGCAACTGTGATGATCTCGTCGCAACACTTCCCGCCGATTCACTGGCGGAACTTTCCACATCCGCTCATTAGAAGTGATTGTCAAACGAATGTGTTTTGGCACATCAATTACCAAACTGGGTGAGTGAACTTGCCATCCGGCTTCTGTAGTAAAACCAAGGGGTTGGGCTTTGTTGGTTACTAACAGCACAATTGCCCGCTTGATATTGATCCGACATAGTGGCAAGTAATTTTGAGAAAACACCACCACAGATTGCTCTAACACTTGCATTGCGATCGCGCCGCGCATGGAAGATATCGTCACAGCTTAACTCCTTATAAAAAAACCCCCGCTTCAAGTTTTCGGTGAAGCGGGGGTTAGAATTGACCGGAAAATTTTCTGGTCTTATATCGGTACAGTATTTCTATGTCTGTACCCCCCGCCTTGTTCATCTAGTTCTGGTTTTGCAATCAGCGCACTAATGCTGAGATGTCTAAAATCATGATTACCCTCTGTGATTTGCCCATAATCTCGGCTACCATCGCCCATAAATAAATACTCCACTTCCATAACAGCGGATTCCCAACCGGATCGGCGATTGGTGGTACACAAAATTGAAGTAGATATGGGGTAAATGGATTTCACAGAAAATTTCACCTATTGAACATTCCTTTAAACATACTACACTTGTATTACTATCCTGTCTATACCTTTAAGGAGAAAAACTAATGCATACGATCGCTCGCACCCCAACCACCGACATGGAAGTTACCAGCATCCGCCTAGAGCGGGAACTCAAAGATAAACTCAAAGAAATCGCTGGGAATCAGGGATATCAAGCTCTGATCCGAGATATTCTTTGGAATTATGTCCAGCAAAAATCAGGTGAGTGGAAGCCTAGATTTTCGCGAGCGGACATTCGAGCTAGCATCGCTGCCACAGCTCAGCAGGAAGAACGCTGTGTACTTACAGGTCAACTAATTCAACCCCAACAACCGATGTTGTTAGGACTGACGAGGAATGGCGATATGGTTCCTCTGAGTGTCGAGAGCTTGGCTGGATAGTCTGATAATCAGATGAATGCAGCCCAGTTATTATTACTAATAATTGGGCTGCATTCAAATTTTAGGTTCATTAATATTTTACTGAGAGTTACGGAGATCAAAGAGTAACTTGTTAAACCTACTAGGTTTTTTCAAACTGTAATAAAAATTTATAAAATAATTTAAGTAATTTTACGTGAGCTAAAGGGAAATTTTGCTGGAATTCCAGAGAAATTACGGTTTGTGTATACTTACAGAGAAGATAAAGTTAGTGAATTATTTCAACATAAAGCAGTAAAAAATAAGCTAACTGAAGCATTTATAGGATATCTTAAGTATTCTATTTACTTATGTACCAATGTAGCAATTTGCTTGATACAGTGGAAATTTGGCCATCTGAGATAGAAAAGGGCTATAACAGGTGAGAGAAAGTATTCATACAATATTTGTCAATTATCAGGGTGTAGCAACACAACTAACGGTGAAAAATATGCCAAGAAGTTGGGTGCAAGAACAATTGGGTTATTATCCGAGGGCGTGCCAATAATGAAAAAGCCTTTATCATCGCCGCCACATTACGTAGATGACATAGATCGACTACAACCTTACCAAGTCAAGCTGATGCAGCATCAGGAAGAACCTGCCCGTGAGTTGGTACAAAAGATTAACCAAATCATTGCCAATAGATCGACGACGGCATTAATGCTCCAAGATATTGCCCAATTGCTAGGAGTTGCTTTTCAAGTAGATTGCTGCTGCTTGGTTTCCGTGACGGGTGAGACATCCGAAGCAACTACTACTAATTGGTGTGCTGATGAGTATCTAGGGTTGCCACATCCCGAAGAAATGTTTTCGATGGAACAGTTACTCATGCACTCGCCAGTGCTGCAATGTGCTGCCCAAGCATTGACTATCGAAGACATTTCTATCATTCAGAACAGTCTGGTAATTGGGTGTCAATATTTGCCACTACCAATAAAAACTGTTTTGGCAATTCCCACCAGATTTGGTGGCAATAATAATGGAGTGATTAATCTGATTAAATTCCAACCCTATGAATGGAGTGAATCAGAAAAACAATTACTCACAGAAGTGGAGTCGGCTTGCGCGATCGCTTTTTCGAGAGTGGCACAAGCTCAACTCATTGCTCATCAAAAGCAGTATGTGCAAAAGAGCGAGCAGCATCAGAACTTGATCAAGCAATTAACTATATTGAGTCGCAGCAACTTGGAGCTTAATCAAATGCTCCAGTTAGTTATCACCTCAACTGCCGAATCTCTACAGGCAGATCGGGGTTTACTCATATCACTAAAATATACAGATCCACTATTTAGGACTCAAGCTAAAAAACAAATTCCCAAAGCGAAAGCTACTGTGATTGGTGAATGGGCTAGGGAAACACAAAATTTCGGTACTAGTAAACCAAGCACCTTAGCTCAGTCTTTCTTGCTTTCAGACTGTGGTTTATGCCAGCGTGCCTTCATGGATTCTGGAAAAGCAGTAATCTTCGATGACTATACAGACCAAAACGATACCTTGACAGCGGCTCCATTATTTGAAATAGGGGAATTGCCAGCGGTACTTTTAGTGCCATTAGAGAGTCAAGGTAAAATCTTGGGTTTCTTAGTGCTACAGCAATCTGTGATTCGCAGCTGGCAACCAGCAGAATTAAATCTTGTGGAAATGGTTTGCGCTCAAGTGAGTAACGCCATAATTCAGTCACAGACATTGCGACAAGTGCAAACTTTGGTAGATGAGCGGACGGCAAAACTCCAGAGTAGTCTGGAACTACAAGCGAAATTGCATGAAAGAACACGCCAGTATGTTGAGCAGCTACGGAAACTCAACGAACTAAAAGATGAATTTTTGAGCAACATGAGCGATCGCTTGCGCTATCCTCTGACAAATATGCTGATGTCAATTCGTAACTTGCGTTTGCCAGGAATAGCACCAGAGCGTCAAGTTAGATATCTGGATATCCTAGAGCAGGAATGTACAAAGGAAATCAACTTGATTAATGACTTGTTGACACTCCAGAAACTAGAGTCGCCTCATGAAGCCCCGCAATTAGAATCTATAGATTTAAATACTAGAATCCTAGATATAGCAGCATCTTTTGAGAAAAAACTTGCAGAGAAGGGATTAAAAATTTCTGTAGATTTACCAGAAGAATCTCTCAAACTGCAAACTGAACTGGAGAGTTTTGACCGCATCCTGCAAGAATTGTTAACGAATGCCTGTAAATACTCAGAGCATGATACTATCGTCCGCTTGCAAGCTGCTCACCAAGTTGATCAACTTGTTGATCAAGTTATCATGAAGGTGACGAATACAGGACGTGCTATCTCTGAAGAAGAAGCGACCTATATCTTTGACAAGTTTCGTCGCGGAAAAGGGCGTTGGACTCCGGGGACTGGCTTGGGACTTGCTCTAGTCAAGTCTTTAGTGCAGCATTTAAATGGAGCGATCGCTGTTGAAAGTGTCCAAATCTCGGATTCTGAACAGAGCGAAATTTGCTTCACCCTGACTCTGCCCCAATTCTCTGACGAAAGCAAACCATAATTCTGAAAGTGACTAAAAAACAGAACACAACAGAGAACCCTGATTTCCAGTCTCCTAGTGATGACATTAACCTCCAAGGGGATTTGACTGCTGATAAAATCGCTTTGGCAGCTAAGATAGAAGTCCAAATTGAGAAAATAGCAGAACGACAGCGGCAAATCAGCGCTAAAGTTAAAATTCCCCAACCAGTAGAACGAATCTGGAAGGTTCTGACAGATTATGAAGCTTTGTCTGACTTTCTCCCCAACCTCGCCAAGAGTCGTCTAATCGAGCATCCTAATGGTGGAATTAGACTTGAGCAAGTAGGCTCCCAGCGCTTACTGAATTTCAATTTTTCTGCGCGGGTGGTTCTGGATTTGGAAGAATGCTTCCCCAAAGAAATTAATTTCCGGATGGTAGAGGGAGATTTTAAAGGCTTTTCTGGTAGCTGGTGCTTAGAGCCTTATTCCCTCGGTGAGTATGTAGGAACAAATCTTTGCTACACAATTCAAGTTTGGCCTAAACTCACTATGCCAGTGGGAATCATTGAAAATCGCCTGAGTAAAGACCTACGCTTAAATCTTCTGGCTATTCACCAACGTGTAGAAGAGTTAGCTAGTAAAGAACCGTATGTGTAACTAAACGATCATTCAGGAGTAACTCTGGATGATCGTTTTTGTTTATAGCCTCGCAGAAATACACACTTCTACTTTTTTAGTACCCCCAGGGGAATTCGAATCCCCGTTACCTCCGTGAAAGGGAGGTGTCCTAGGCCTCTAGACGATGGGGGCATCGGACTCAGACCTTTTATAAATTAACCAATTTTCTTGCCTTTGTCAACAGGTTTTGCCAAAAAAAGTTTGTGGCAGGTAAACTGGGTGGAGTAAAAGCTTCAAAAAGATACAAAGATATGGAGACGCACAAAAAATTCCGTAGAAGCTTCTGCGGTAAGCCACAGGATGCTGAGGCATCCTGTGCTCAGAAGTTTGGGGGATACACAGATCGAAAAAACGCTAAATTCAGCAATGGACAAAAGGTATGATGTTGTACCCTGTAAAGTTAATATCTACGGTTTTTTACAAAAGATTTTGAAATAAATCGCTCAAAATCTACAACATGGAAGCATCTTTTGATATCACCCTACAGATGGCGATCGCTGTCTTTGCAGGCATTAGCGCCCAAGTGCTGGCTGCATATTTTCGCATACCCAGCATCGTCTTGTTATTGCTGTTGGGCATCCTCTTTGGCTCCGATGGCATAGGGCTATTGCATCCCCATTCGCTGGGCACTGGGCTGGAAGTTATTGTTGCCCTAGCAACGGCAATAATTTTGTTTGAAGGCGGACTTAACTTGGATCTGCGAGAGTTAGGTAGAGTTTCAGTTAGCCTGCAATTGCTCGTCACCCTAGGAACGCTGATCACACTGCTTGGTGGGAGTATGGCTGCTCACTGGCTGGGTGAATTTCCTTGGAACATAGCTTTTCTCTACGCTTCCATAGTCGTGGTGACAGGCCCAACCGTGGTTGGCCCTTTGCTTAAACAAATAAATGTAGATCGGCAAGTGGCAACACTTTTGGAAGGAGAAGGGGTTTTAATTGACCCTGTTGGCGCTATCCTCGCCTTCGTTGTCCTCGATACGATTTTAAACGGCGATGCTGACCCCATTAATGCGATCGCCGGTTTGCTGATGCGCCTGGGTGTTGGTGCGGCAATTGGTGGTGCTGGCGGTTATCTGATGAGTTTGATTTTCAAACGCGCCAGTTTTCTGTCATTTGAGCTAAAAAACTTAGTGGTGTTGGCAATACTTTGGAGCCTGTTTACCTTATCGCAAATGATCCGTAGTGAATCGGGAGTAATGACAACAGTCATGGCAGGAGCAGTTTTTGCTAACTCCTCAGTCCCGGAAGAACGTCTGTTACGGAGCTTTAAGGGTCAGTTGACAATTCTCAGCGTCTCGGTGCTATTTATCTTATTAGCTGCTGATTTATCCATTGCTAGTGTGTTTGCTTTGGGTTGGGGTAGTTTATTCACTGTTTTGGTATTAATGTTTGTCGTTCGCCCGATTAATATTCTGTTGTGTACCTGGAACAGTGACCTAAACTGGCGACAGAAAGTATTTTTAAGCTGGGTTGCTCCTAGAGGAATTGTTGCTGCCTCCGTAGCTTCTTTTTTTGCGATTTCGCTGACACAGCGCGGCATTAACGGCGGTGATTCCATTAAAGCTCTGGTATTCTTGACAATTATCATGACTGTTGTTTGCCAAGGTCTAACAGCTGGCTGGGTTGCTAAATGGCTGCAAATCACTTCAAAAGATGCAACTGGGGCAGTGATTGTGGGTTGTAATCCCTTAAGTCTTTTAATTGCTCGGTTCTTTCAAGAACGGGGTGAAAAGGTAGTGATGATTGATACTGATCCCAAATGTCTTGTTCAAGCTGAGGCGCAAAATCTTCGGGTTATTGCCAGCAGTGCGCTGGATGCCGCTGTTCTGGAAGAGGCTGGACTTGCCTCTATGGGTACTTTTTTGGCTATGACAAGCAATGGCGAGGTAAATTTTGTTTTGGCTCAACGAGCATCTGAGGAGTTCAATCCGCCACGTGTCTTAGCTGTTTTCCCACGTAATTCGCAAGCGAGTACTTCTGTTAGTAATAAAGTTAATCAAGCTTTTATCCCAGACTTAGCAATTAAGACTTGGAATGAATATTTGAATGATGGACGAGTCAAGTTAGGAACAACTACCCTAACTGAGTCAGAATTTTCTAGTCAAAATGAGCATATCCAAGAAATGATTAGGACTGGGGCGTTGATACCGCTATTAGTAGAACGAGAAGAACGCTTACAGGTAGTACCAGTAAAATACGATTGGGAAGTTGGCGATCGCATTATCTACCTTTTGCATGATCCTAGACCTAAGCTTTTAAAACGTT encodes:
- a CDS encoding alr0857 family protein, which encodes MLKLTYTESSFDLECVTLSLEEWVAQRVILALRVGQGLCIEPTTASFLLPVDLPGVEVLRAEVKRDDREIIALCACDTEYMEVTLRGSWLSDSSKDAVGVFVTTLSDRAEFFLHKLWQEAQESSASVMSE
- a CDS encoding HNH endonuclease codes for the protein MQVLEQSVVVFSQNYLPLCRINIKRAIVLLVTNKAQPLGFTTEAGWQVHSPSLVIDVPKHIRLTITSNERMWKVPPVNRREVLRRDHHSCQYCGSSKHLTLDHVMPRSKGGSHTWDNVVAACERCNSRKGDRTLFEAGMQLHTKPKAPIHPAISFAEQFWIDMQANLE
- a CDS encoding GAF domain-containing sensor histidine kinase, with the translated sequence MKKPLSSPPHYVDDIDRLQPYQVKLMQHQEEPARELVQKINQIIANRSTTALMLQDIAQLLGVAFQVDCCCLVSVTGETSEATTTNWCADEYLGLPHPEEMFSMEQLLMHSPVLQCAAQALTIEDISIIQNSLVIGCQYLPLPIKTVLAIPTRFGGNNNGVINLIKFQPYEWSESEKQLLTEVESACAIAFSRVAQAQLIAHQKQYVQKSEQHQNLIKQLTILSRSNLELNQMLQLVITSTAESLQADRGLLISLKYTDPLFRTQAKKQIPKAKATVIGEWARETQNFGTSKPSTLAQSFLLSDCGLCQRAFMDSGKAVIFDDYTDQNDTLTAAPLFEIGELPAVLLVPLESQGKILGFLVLQQSVIRSWQPAELNLVEMVCAQVSNAIIQSQTLRQVQTLVDERTAKLQSSLELQAKLHERTRQYVEQLRKLNELKDEFLSNMSDRLRYPLTNMLMSIRNLRLPGIAPERQVRYLDILEQECTKEINLINDLLTLQKLESPHEAPQLESIDLNTRILDIAASFEKKLAEKGLKISVDLPEESLKLQTELESFDRILQELLTNACKYSEHDTIVRLQAAHQVDQLVDQVIMKVTNTGRAISEEEATYIFDKFRRGKGRWTPGTGLGLALVKSLVQHLNGAIAVESVQISDSEQSEICFTLTLPQFSDESKP
- a CDS encoding SRPBCC family protein, translated to MTKKQNTTENPDFQSPSDDINLQGDLTADKIALAAKIEVQIEKIAERQRQISAKVKIPQPVERIWKVLTDYEALSDFLPNLAKSRLIEHPNGGIRLEQVGSQRLLNFNFSARVVLDLEECFPKEINFRMVEGDFKGFSGSWCLEPYSLGEYVGTNLCYTIQVWPKLTMPVGIIENRLSKDLRLNLLAIHQRVEELASKEPYV
- a CDS encoding cation:proton antiporter, producing the protein MEASFDITLQMAIAVFAGISAQVLAAYFRIPSIVLLLLLGILFGSDGIGLLHPHSLGTGLEVIVALATAIILFEGGLNLDLRELGRVSVSLQLLVTLGTLITLLGGSMAAHWLGEFPWNIAFLYASIVVVTGPTVVGPLLKQINVDRQVATLLEGEGVLIDPVGAILAFVVLDTILNGDADPINAIAGLLMRLGVGAAIGGAGGYLMSLIFKRASFLSFELKNLVVLAILWSLFTLSQMIRSESGVMTTVMAGAVFANSSVPEERLLRSFKGQLTILSVSVLFILLAADLSIASVFALGWGSLFTVLVLMFVVRPINILLCTWNSDLNWRQKVFLSWVAPRGIVAASVASFFAISLTQRGINGGDSIKALVFLTIIMTVVCQGLTAGWVAKWLQITSKDATGAVIVGCNPLSLLIARFFQERGEKVVMIDTDPKCLVQAEAQNLRVIASSALDAAVLEEAGLASMGTFLAMTSNGEVNFVLAQRASEEFNPPRVLAVFPRNSQASTSVSNKVNQAFIPDLAIKTWNEYLNDGRVKLGTTTLTESEFSSQNEHIQEMIRTGALIPLLVEREERLQVVPVKYDWEVGDRIIYLLHDPRPKLLKRLSGATQSTRLSLEKLPEVEEVPLAKISQLFTTDTPGA